A single genomic interval of Nostoc commune NIES-4072 harbors:
- a CDS encoding AAA-like domain-containing protein, translated as MFLIFGLIAAIDENYLILARLFKLFKDKIECILLNACYSEVQAEAIYQHINCVVGMNRAIGDKAAIKFAVGFYDALGADRSYEDAYEFGCSAIDLESIPESSTPVLKSRNNRQGAISANETIPDIEIKTAVSLENPEGQVSLNSAFYVERSPIEVDCYEAILQPGALIRIKAPRQMGKTSLMSRVLHHASQHGYQTAPVNFQSADAEFLANLDQFLQWFCASITYELNLPDKLDEYWKGVLGSKNKCTNYFQRYLLPAINSPVAIGLDEVDEVFKHPIIAADFFGLLRAWHERSKNETVWKNLRLVIVHSKEVYIPLNINQSPFNVGLPIELPDLNQTQIQNLVQRHRLNWSNSQIEELMTLVGGHPYLVRVALYEIARGRMTLENLQKIAATQEGPYSDHLRRHWLNLQEDAELLAAVKQVMMANRPVDVGTTKAFKLRSMGLVKFQGNEVVPLCKLYRQYFGRRRSPPQASLGN; from the coding sequence GTGTTCCTAATTTTCGGATTAATCGCTGCTATCGATGAAAACTACTTGATACTGGCAAGGCTATTTAAGTTATTTAAAGACAAAATTGAGTGTATCTTATTAAATGCCTGTTATAGCGAAGTGCAAGCTGAAGCAATTTACCAACACATTAACTGCGTAGTTGGGATGAATCGGGCAATTGGGGATAAGGCAGCGATTAAATTTGCGGTAGGCTTTTATGATGCACTGGGTGCTGATAGGTCTTATGAGGATGCCTATGAGTTTGGCTGTAGCGCTATTGATTTAGAAAGTATTCCAGAGTCTTCTACCCCAGTGCTGAAAAGTCGGAACAATCGCCAAGGTGCTATCTCTGCTAACGAAACGATTCCAGATATCGAGATAAAAACAGCAGTCTCCTTAGAAAATCCAGAAGGGCAGGTATCTCTAAACTCTGCTTTCTATGTAGAGCGATCGCCTATTGAGGTAGACTGTTATGAAGCGATTCTTCAACCAGGGGCGTTAATTCGCATCAAAGCTCCCCGGCAGATGGGCAAAACTTCGCTCATGTCGCGGGTTCTCCATCATGCTAGTCAACATGGCTATCAGACAGCACCTGTAAATTTCCAGTCAGCCGATGCAGAATTTCTCGCTAATTTAGATCAATTTTTGCAGTGGTTCTGCGCCAGCATTACCTACGAACTGAATCTACCCGATAAGTTAGACGAATATTGGAAGGGTGTTTTAGGTAGTAAGAATAAATGTACAAATTACTTTCAACGGTATTTATTACCCGCCATTAATAGCCCCGTAGCTATAGGTTTGGATGAAGTCGATGAAGTCTTCAAGCATCCCATAATTGCGGCTGATTTTTTTGGATTACTACGAGCTTGGCATGAACGGTCAAAGAATGAGACAGTTTGGAAAAATCTCCGGTTGGTGATTGTGCATTCTAAGGAAGTTTATATTCCACTCAACATTAATCAGTCGCCTTTTAATGTCGGCTTACCCATTGAATTGCCAGACTTAAATCAAACACAAATACAAAACTTAGTACAACGTCACAGACTCAATTGGTCTAACTCACAAATTGAAGAATTAATGACACTGGTGGGTGGCCATCCTTATTTAGTGCGGGTGGCGCTTTATGAAATTGCCCGTGGTAGGATGACGCTGGAAAATCTGCAAAAAATCGCGGCAACTCAAGAAGGGCCTTATAGTGACCATCTGCGCCGCCATTGGCTGAATTTGCAAGAGGATGCAGAATTGCTAGCTGCGGTTAAACAAGTGATGATGGCAAATCGTCCCGTGGATGTAGGCACAACTAAAGCGTTTAAACTCCGCAGTATGGGGTTAGTTAAGTTTCAAGGCAATGAAGTGGTGCCATTGTGTAAATTGTATCGTCAATATTTTGGGCGTAGGCGTAGCCCGCCGCAGGCATCGCTTGGGAATTAA
- a CDS encoding type I restriction endonuclease, translating to MVQFLQGKDITLAQLIDQFGLQRADNEQFFLEWQQDLPELSDLEKQSLNEVKAEYLHLSRYQILEPVVKMVVLSPLLRLAGFYQPPFYIASEEEVRISSEDEGTVIRGRIDILVFHPPFWVLVIEAKRAEYSLEVAISQALAYMLANPGNDKPTFGFVTNGREFQFIKLTKQDTPRYALSYTLSLNRGDDLHTVVKVLKHLAYLVRSS from the coding sequence ATGGTTCAATTTCTTCAAGGAAAAGATATCACCCTAGCCCAACTCATAGATCAATTTGGGCTACAACGTGCAGACAACGAACAGTTTTTTTTAGAGTGGCAGCAAGATTTACCTGAGTTGAGTGACTTAGAAAAGCAATCTCTCAACGAAGTCAAAGCAGAATATTTGCATTTATCCCGCTACCAAATTTTAGAACCTGTAGTCAAAATGGTGGTGCTATCTCCACTATTACGTCTAGCAGGTTTTTATCAACCGCCTTTTTATATCGCATCGGAAGAAGAGGTCAGAATTTCTTCTGAAGACGAAGGCACAGTTATTAGAGGACGTATTGATATCTTGGTGTTTCATCCTCCATTTTGGGTTCTCGTTATTGAGGCGAAACGAGCAGAATATTCTTTGGAGGTAGCAATTTCTCAAGCATTAGCTTATATGTTGGCTAATCCTGGTAATGATAAACCTACGTTTGGTTTCGTAACCAATGGTCGAGAATTTCAATTTATTAAGTTGACGAAACAGGATACACCAAGATATGCATTATCTTACACACTGTCGCTCAATCGTGGAGATGACCTACATACTGTTGTAAAAGTGTTAAAACACCTAGCTTATTTAGTCCGTAGTTCGTAG
- a CDS encoding PD40 domain-containing protein, translating to MCCFGKEITTFRGHSSVVFSPDGKTLAFASNDKTIKLWNLDTGKEITTLRGHSNYVTSVVFSPDGKTLASASRDNTIKLWNLNLDDLLAQGCSWLKGYLASHPDAVKVCSGR from the coding sequence TTGTGCTGTTTCGGCAAAGAAATTACCACTTTCAGAGGGCATAGCAGCGTTGTCTTCAGCCCAGATGGAAAAACTTTAGCTTTCGCCAGTAATGACAAGACGATTAAATTATGGAATCTCGACACGGGCAAAGAAATTACCACTCTCAGAGGGCATAGTAATTATGTCACAAGCGTCGTCTTCAGCCCGGATGGCAAAACTTTAGCTTCCGCCAGTCGTGACAACACCATCAAATTGTGGAATCTGAATCTTGATGATTTATTAGCACAGGGTTGCAGTTGGCTTAAGGGTTATTTGGCTAGCCATCCTGATGCGGTTAAGGTGTGTTCGGGGCGGTAG
- a CDS encoding papain fold toxin domain-containing protein, with protein MSQLSQQEVYQAIGRIIVNFPLLECDKCAKAVMQWLAKNSIEGKIIQLRTKRRNEVFITSDRWNPNESITENGTHYGVEVLGLVFDNLSAEGMTREHWLRNFHCPSEQFIVEELESL; from the coding sequence GTGAGTCAGTTATCACAACAGGAAGTTTATCAAGCAATTGGCAGAATAATAGTAAACTTTCCTTTACTTGAATGTGATAAATGTGCCAAGGCAGTCATGCAATGGTTAGCAAAAAATAGCATTGAGGGTAAGATTATTCAGCTTAGAACCAAAAGACGAAATGAAGTTTTTATAACTAGCGATCGCTGGAATCCCAATGAATCAATTACCGAAAATGGAACTCACTATGGAGTAGAAGTATTAGGACTAGTTTTTGATAATCTATCTGCTGAGGGGATGACAAGGGAACATTGGTTACGTAATTTCCACTGTCCAAGTGAACAATTTATTGTTGAAGAGTTAGAATCTCTATAA
- a CDS encoding Uma2 family endonuclease translates to MLANAATHDVTWEKLPDDFVLDNEPVDNINQPLLAAALTESLELADRLPTDALTITNYGICATLNNRFVVKAPDWGYVPSIRVSREEVKRSYTPRLQGDIPVIVMEFLSDTEGGEYSSKPTYPPGKWFYYKQILQVPNYAIFEPDSGVLEVYRRDDLGNYELQTPDANNRYWIAEMNLFLGVWQGSRENRIGYWLRWWDDNGELLLWGLELTAKERQEKNAAQQRAEQEHQRAEQESQRAERLAAQLKALGVEPEV, encoded by the coding sequence ATGCTAGCCAATGCAGCCACCCATGATGTCACCTGGGAAAAGTTACCTGATGATTTTGTTTTAGACAACGAGCCAGTGGATAACATTAACCAGCCACTCTTGGCTGCTGCTTTAACAGAAAGCTTAGAACTTGCTGACAGATTACCCACCGATGCTTTAACCATCACTAACTACGGTATCTGCGCCACTTTGAATAATCGATTTGTCGTCAAAGCACCAGATTGGGGTTATGTACCATCTATTCGAGTCTCACGAGAAGAAGTGAAGCGCAGTTATACGCCACGACTCCAAGGTGATATTCCCGTAATTGTGATGGAATTTCTCTCAGATACCGAAGGTGGAGAGTATTCGAGTAAACCGACCTATCCCCCTGGTAAATGGTTTTATTATAAGCAGATTTTACAAGTGCCAAACTATGCCATTTTTGAACCAGATAGCGGAGTGTTAGAAGTTTATCGGCGAGATGATTTAGGAAATTATGAACTGCAAACACCAGATGCAAATAATCGTTACTGGATTGCCGAAATGAATTTGTTTTTAGGCGTATGGCAAGGAAGCCGAGAAAACCGCATAGGTTATTGGTTACGTTGGTGGGATGACAACGGCGAATTATTACTGTGGGGTTTGGAGTTAACAGCAAAAGAACGGCAAGAGAAAAACGCTGCTCAACAGCGTGCAGAACAAGAACACCAGCGTGCAGAACAAGAAAGTCAGCGTGCAGAGAGATTAGCAGCTCAGTTAAAAGCGCTGGGAGTAGAACCGGAGGTTTAA
- a CDS encoding Uma2 family endonuclease, with product MVSQIQPPTQPEVIYPDSDGQPVANNTIQFGWIVEIKQNLDWLFADDPNVFVAGDLFWYPVEGRNKIVNAPDVMVVLGRPKGDRLCYQQWKEEGVAPQVVFEILSPSNTQTEMDKKLLFYDRYGVEEYYIYDPERNNLHGWLRSEDGLDVIPLMEDWVSPRLKIRFAPSPEGLQLYRPDGERFLTYTEISRNAEQERQRAELAEQARRDAIPRLLQMNLSIEQIAQALGLSVEEVRTLAQE from the coding sequence ATGGTATCGCAAATCCAACCGCCGACGCAGCCAGAGGTCATCTACCCAGATAGTGACGGACAACCAGTGGCAAATAATACCATACAGTTTGGCTGGATTGTAGAAATTAAGCAGAATTTAGATTGGCTATTTGCCGACGATCCAAATGTATTTGTCGCGGGAGATTTATTTTGGTATCCCGTAGAGGGACGCAACAAAATCGTTAACGCCCCAGATGTGATGGTGGTATTGGGCAGACCAAAAGGCGATCGCCTGTGCTACCAACAATGGAAAGAGGAGGGAGTTGCACCGCAAGTGGTGTTTGAAATTCTTTCTCCCAGCAACACACAAACTGAAATGGACAAAAAATTACTTTTCTACGATCGCTATGGCGTGGAAGAGTACTACATTTACGATCCTGAGCGAAATAATTTGCATGGATGGTTGCGTAGCGAAGATGGGTTAGATGTCATCCCCCTAATGGAAGATTGGGTGAGTCCTCGGTTAAAAATTCGGTTTGCTCCATCACCAGAGGGTTTGCAGCTATATCGCCCTGATGGAGAACGGTTTTTAACTTACACAGAAATTTCTCGCAATGCCGAACAAGAACGGCAACGGGCGGAACTTGCAGAACAAGCTAGGAGAGATGCCATACCCCGATTATTGCAAATGAATTTGAGCATCGAACAGATTGCCCAAGCTTTGGGATTGTCAGTAGAAGAAGTGCGAACCCTTGCTCAGGAGTAA
- the uvrA gene encoding excinuclease ABC subunit UvrA encodes MSDQQLAASLNGHLPYPSHNSQNTIRIRGARQHNLKNIDLELPRDRLIVFTGVSGSGKSSLAFDTIFAEGQRRYVESLSAYARQFLGQLDKPDVEAIEGLSPAISIDQKSTSHNPRSTVGTVTEIYDYLRLLFGRAGEPHCPICDRCIAPQTIDEMCDRIMELPDRTRFQILAPVVRGKKGTHRKLLSSLASQGFVRVRINGEIRELSDSIELDKNFTHTIEVVIDRLVKKADIQERLVDSLSTCLKQSGGIAAILVSLLDDDGQEKEEELVFSENFACPEHGAVMEELSPRLFSFNSPYGACPHCHGIGTLRRFAPDLIVPDWEAPVYAAIAPWSEKDNSYYLELLYSVGQIYGFELQTNWSKLTEEQQQIILFGEKDERAAEAQRKQSFKGAIPILQRQYEGGSELIKQKLEQYLIDQPCEVCKGKRLKPEALAVKLGQYGILELTTVSIRDCRERIEQFKLSDRQLQIADLVLREIKARLQFLLDVGLDYLTLDRPAMTLSGGEAQRIRLATQIGSGLTGVLYVLDEPSIGLHQRDNGRLLKTLTKLRDLGNTLIVVEHDEETIRAANHIVDIGPGAGIHGGNIIAQGDFQALLAAEDSLTGAYLSGRRVISTPAERREGNGRSLGIKNAHRNNLRNIDVDIPLGKLVSITGVSGSGKSTLINELLYPSLQHHLTKKVPLPRHLDKIQGLNAIDKAIVIDQSPIGRTPRSNPATYTGIFDAIRDVFSQTVEAKARGYKPGQFSFNVKGGRCEACSGQGVNVIEMNFLPDVYVQCEICKGARYNRETLQVKYKDKSISDVLRMTVEESLDFFQNIPKAIARLQTLFDVGLGYVQLGQPATTLSGGEAQRVKLATELSRRATGKTLYLIDEPTTGLSFYDVHKLLDVLQRLVDKGNSILVIEHNLDVIRCSDWVIDLGPEGGDKGGELIAVGTPEEVAKNPRSYTGQYLKQVLKQYPANTTTIKHR; translated from the coding sequence ATGTCAGACCAACAGCTAGCAGCATCCTTGAATGGACATCTTCCGTACCCCAGCCACAACAGCCAGAATACCATTCGGATTCGGGGTGCTAGGCAGCATAATCTGAAAAATATTGACTTGGAATTGCCACGCGATCGCCTAATCGTATTCACTGGCGTTTCTGGTTCTGGTAAGTCTTCCCTAGCCTTTGATACGATTTTCGCTGAAGGGCAACGTCGCTATGTGGAATCCCTCAGCGCCTACGCACGGCAATTTTTAGGACAACTGGATAAGCCGGATGTCGAAGCGATTGAAGGTTTAAGTCCAGCAATTTCTATTGACCAAAAATCAACGTCTCATAACCCGCGTTCCACTGTCGGTACGGTGACGGAGATTTACGACTATTTGCGGCTGTTGTTTGGTCGAGCTGGCGAACCCCATTGTCCGATATGCGATCGCTGTATTGCACCCCAGACAATCGATGAGATGTGCGATCGCATCATGGAATTACCAGATCGCACCCGCTTCCAAATTCTTGCACCCGTTGTCAGAGGAAAGAAAGGCACACACCGTAAGCTTTTGTCAAGTCTGGCTTCTCAAGGTTTTGTCCGCGTGCGGATCAATGGGGAGATCCGCGAACTGTCAGATTCCATTGAATTGGATAAAAATTTTACCCACACAATCGAAGTGGTAATTGACCGCTTGGTGAAAAAGGCTGATATCCAGGAGCGTTTGGTTGATTCCCTGTCTACGTGTCTCAAGCAATCGGGTGGTATTGCCGCCATTCTGGTGAGTCTGCTTGATGACGACGGACAAGAAAAAGAAGAAGAATTAGTATTTTCGGAAAATTTTGCTTGTCCAGAACATGGCGCGGTAATGGAGGAACTATCACCGCGATTGTTCTCCTTTAACTCGCCTTATGGTGCTTGTCCGCACTGTCATGGCATCGGGACTTTAAGAAGATTTGCGCCAGACTTGATCGTACCTGACTGGGAAGCGCCGGTTTATGCTGCGATCGCGCCTTGGTCAGAAAAAGATAATTCTTATTACTTGGAATTACTTTATAGTGTAGGACAGATTTATGGGTTTGAGTTACAGACAAATTGGAGCAAGCTGACAGAAGAACAGCAGCAAATTATTTTGTTTGGAGAGAAAGATGAACGAGCCGCAGAGGCACAAAGAAAGCAGAGTTTTAAAGGTGCTATTCCAATTTTGCAACGGCAGTATGAGGGTGGTTCTGAATTAATTAAGCAAAAATTAGAGCAGTATTTAATCGATCAACCTTGTGAAGTTTGTAAGGGAAAACGATTAAAACCGGAAGCCTTGGCGGTGAAGTTGGGACAATATGGAATTTTAGAATTAACTACCGTATCAATTCGAGATTGTCGAGAGAGAATTGAGCAATTTAAGTTGAGCGATCGCCAGTTACAAATTGCTGATTTAGTCCTAAGAGAAATCAAAGCTAGATTGCAATTTTTGTTGGATGTAGGTTTAGATTATCTCACCCTTGACCGTCCCGCCATGACTCTTTCCGGTGGCGAAGCCCAACGAATTCGTCTAGCAACGCAAATTGGTTCTGGTTTAACAGGAGTTCTCTACGTTTTAGATGAACCAAGTATTGGTTTGCATCAACGAGATAATGGCAGGTTGCTCAAAACCTTAACTAAATTGCGCGATTTGGGTAATACATTAATTGTCGTTGAACACGATGAAGAAACAATTCGTGCAGCTAACCACATTGTTGATATTGGCCCTGGTGCAGGAATTCACGGCGGAAATATTATCGCCCAAGGTGATTTTCAGGCGTTATTAGCAGCAGAAGATTCCTTGACGGGTGCATATTTATCAGGAAGGCGAGTAATTAGTACACCAGCAGAACGCCGAGAAGGGAATGGGCGTAGTTTGGGAATTAAAAATGCTCATCGCAACAATTTAAGAAATATAGATGTAGACATTCCGCTAGGTAAACTCGTCTCTATTACTGGTGTGTCTGGTTCTGGCAAATCTACGCTGATTAATGAATTACTCTATCCATCTCTGCAACACCATTTAACTAAGAAAGTTCCATTACCCAGACATTTAGATAAAATCCAGGGATTGAATGCGATTGATAAAGCGATCGTTATCGATCAATCCCCAATTGGACGCACACCACGTTCTAACCCTGCAACTTACACAGGAATTTTCGATGCGATTCGAGATGTCTTTTCCCAAACAGTAGAAGCCAAAGCTAGGGGTTACAAACCCGGACAATTTTCCTTCAACGTTAAAGGTGGACGTTGCGAAGCTTGTAGCGGACAGGGTGTGAATGTGATTGAAATGAACTTTCTCCCGGATGTTTACGTGCAATGCGAAATTTGTAAGGGTGCAAGATACAACCGCGAAACTTTGCAAGTGAAGTATAAAGATAAGTCAATTTCTGATGTACTGAGAATGACAGTTGAGGAAAGCTTAGACTTTTTCCAGAATATACCCAAAGCGATCGCGCGTTTGCAAACTCTATTTGATGTCGGCTTGGGTTATGTCCAACTAGGACAACCTGCGACTACCTTATCTGGTGGTGAAGCACAACGGGTAAAATTAGCAACAGAACTATCTCGACGCGCCACAGGTAAGACCCTTTATTTAATAGATGAACCGACAACAGGGTTATCTTTTTACGATGTTCACAAATTGTTAGATGTGTTGCAACGATTGGTAGATAAAGGCAATTCAATTTTAGTAATTGAACACAACTTAGATGTAATTCGTTGTTCTGACTGGGTAATAGATTTGGGGCCAGAAGGTGGCGACAAAGGCGGAGAATTGATTGCTGTGGGTACACCAGAGGAAGTTGCAAAAAATCCCAGGTCTTATACTGGGCAATATTTAAAGCAGGTGTTGAAACAGTATCCGGCAAATACAACTACTATAAAACATAGATAG
- a CDS encoding ATP-binding protein: MNDRELEILLNDLESDRVERKASISDKGKLCEAICAFANDLPNHQKAGVLFIGVHDNGICANLPIDDRLLLTLSAMRSDGNILPFPTMIVQKRSIGGCELAVVIVEPSDAPPVRFNGRVWIRVGPRRATATAEEERRLAEKRRSKDLPFDLRPLSSASLDDLDLEIFRRVYLPSALANDILQENQRTIEQQLQSMRFATVEPLPKPTILGVLVIGNDPRQFVPSAYVQFLRIDGIELTDPIKDQKEIGGPLPDLLRMLDETFQVHISVATDITAQPIELRQPDYPIVALQQLGRNAVMHRTYEGTNAPVRITWFNDRIEIQNPGGPFGQVNRQNFGKAGITDYRNPHLAEAMKNLGYVQRFGIGIQYARQQLQKNGNPPLEFTVEDAHVLVTLKRKP; this comes from the coding sequence ATGAATGATCGGGAGTTAGAAATTCTCCTGAACGACCTGGAATCAGATCGGGTAGAACGTAAGGCTTCGATATCTGACAAAGGTAAGCTTTGTGAGGCAATTTGTGCATTTGCTAATGACTTGCCTAACCACCAAAAAGCAGGAGTTTTGTTTATTGGGGTTCATGATAATGGCATTTGTGCAAACCTTCCCATAGATGATAGGCTTTTGCTTACACTCTCAGCTATGCGGTCTGATGGGAACATTTTACCTTTTCCGACAATGATTGTTCAAAAGCGAAGTATTGGTGGTTGTGAACTCGCTGTAGTGATTGTAGAACCATCAGATGCTCCACCTGTACGCTTTAATGGACGTGTTTGGATCAGAGTTGGCCCCCGTCGAGCTACTGCTACAGCAGAAGAAGAACGTCGTTTAGCTGAAAAAAGACGCTCAAAAGACTTACCTTTCGATCTACGACCCCTATCATCAGCCAGTTTAGATGACCTCGATTTAGAAATTTTTCGTCGAGTTTATTTGCCTTCTGCCTTAGCAAACGATATTCTTCAAGAAAATCAACGCACTATTGAACAACAACTTCAATCAATGCGTTTTGCAACAGTTGAACCGTTGCCTAAACCAACTATCTTGGGCGTGCTAGTTATAGGTAACGATCCTAGACAATTCGTTCCCAGTGCCTATGTTCAATTTCTTCGCATTGATGGCATCGAGTTAACAGACCCTATTAAAGACCAAAAGGAAATTGGCGGCCCGCTTCCAGATTTGTTGCGGATGCTGGACGAAACTTTTCAAGTTCATATTTCAGTAGCGACAGACATCACTGCTCAACCAATAGAGTTGCGACAGCCTGACTATCCAATAGTTGCATTGCAACAATTAGGAAGAAATGCGGTTATGCATCGCACTTACGAAGGGACAAATGCCCCAGTAAGAATTACATGGTTTAATGACCGAATCGAAATTCAAAATCCCGGCGGCCCTTTCGGTCAAGTAAATCGGCAAAACTTTGGAAAAGCAGGCATAACAGACTATCGAAATCCTCACCTTGCCGAAGCGATGAAAAATCTTGGCTATGTTCAGAGATTTGGTATAGGAATTCAATATGCTCGGCAGCAACTTCAAAAAAATGGTAATCCACCTCTGGAATTCACTGTGGAAGATGCCCATGTCTTGGTCACGCTTAAGAGAAAACCATGA
- a CDS encoding ParA family protein, which yields MSTKIIAFFNNKGGVGKTSLVYHLAWMYQDLGLRVVAADLDPQANLTAAFLDEERLEQIWLENDQPTTIFDCIQPLLKGIGDIDNPHLEYVQENQPSRQLTLLSPFLELGSLALLVGDLALSGFEDELSAQWPNCLGGGGQERALRVISAFWRILQQTAINHKANIILMDLGPNLGAINRAALIAADYVVVPLAPDLFSLQGLRNLGPTLRTWREEWQERLAKTSSSGKKGLASDLQLPQGTMQPVGYIVLQHSVRLDRVVKAYERWIARIPTVYQEVVLNSKSENISIENDPNCLALLKNYQSLMPMAQEAHKPMFYLKPADGAIGAHTKAVKNVYEDFKKLAHKIAEQTQLEIS from the coding sequence ATGAGTACAAAAATTATTGCTTTCTTCAATAACAAAGGAGGAGTTGGTAAAACTTCCTTGGTTTATCACTTGGCATGGATGTATCAAGATTTAGGGTTGCGAGTAGTTGCAGCTGATCTTGATCCTCAAGCTAACCTCACTGCTGCTTTCTTAGATGAGGAACGTTTGGAACAAATTTGGTTGGAGAATGATCAACCAACTACTATTTTTGATTGTATTCAACCCCTATTAAAAGGTATTGGGGATATTGATAATCCGCATTTGGAATATGTTCAAGAAAATCAGCCCTCACGACAATTAACCTTATTGTCCCCGTTTTTAGAATTAGGCTCATTAGCTCTTTTGGTCGGAGATTTAGCACTTTCTGGATTTGAAGATGAGCTTTCAGCACAGTGGCCTAATTGTCTTGGTGGAGGTGGTCAAGAACGAGCTTTACGGGTAATTTCTGCTTTTTGGAGAATTCTGCAACAAACAGCTATTAATCATAAAGCAAACATAATATTGATGGATTTAGGGCCTAATTTAGGTGCAATCAATCGTGCAGCATTAATTGCAGCCGACTATGTTGTTGTTCCTCTTGCACCAGATTTATTTTCTCTACAAGGCTTGCGTAACTTAGGCCCTACATTGCGAACTTGGCGCGAAGAGTGGCAAGAAAGATTAGCCAAAACAAGTTCTTCAGGTAAGAAAGGTCTTGCATCAGATTTACAGCTTCCTCAAGGAACAATGCAACCTGTTGGTTATATCGTTTTACAGCACTCAGTAAGGTTAGATCGTGTAGTAAAAGCATATGAACGTTGGATCGCTCGTATTCCAACAGTTTATCAAGAGGTTGTTTTAAATAGTAAGAGTGAAAATATCTCTATAGAAAATGATCCAAACTGTTTGGCTCTGCTCAAAAACTACCAAAGCTTGATGCCAATGGCTCAAGAAGCTCATAAACCTATGTTCTACTTAAAACCTGCTGATGGTGCTATTGGCGCTCATACTAAAGCAGTGAAAAATGTTTATGAGGATTTTAAGAAATTAGCTCATAAGATAGCAGAACAAACGCAACTAGAAATTTCATAA
- a CDS encoding DUF2358 domain-containing protein has protein sequence MSVLRATKLDALTLPVNTFKYKFNYRIIFWTLRFHARLFFTQIYFDVHEIYQSAEDTILANWTVRGVLRVPWKTGLLFNGYSTYKLNQDNLIYEHIDTWDRKPGEILRQFWQRGEEN, from the coding sequence TTGTCTGTATTAAGAGCTACAAAATTAGATGCGCTTACCCTGCCAGTAAATACATTCAAATACAAATTTAACTATCGCATTATATTTTGGACTTTGCGATTTCACGCTCGGCTATTCTTTACCCAAATTTACTTTGATGTACATGAGATTTATCAGTCAGCCGAAGATACGATTTTAGCAAATTGGACAGTGCGGGGAGTGTTGCGCGTTCCCTGGAAAACAGGTTTGCTTTTTAATGGCTATTCAACGTATAAGCTCAATCAAGATAATTTGATATACGAGCATATCGACACCTGGGATAGAAAGCCAGGGGAAATTTTACGGCAGTTTTGGCAAAGAGGAGAAGAGAACTAG
- a CDS encoding DUF2358 domain-containing protein, translating into MRVESQLSVERVIKTLKEDLPTLFEKDISYHIYTDDIYFKDPVNTG; encoded by the coding sequence ATGCGCGTGGAATCTCAATTATCGGTAGAACGGGTAATTAAAACTCTAAAAGAGGATTTACCAACACTTTTTGAAAAAGATATTTCATATCACATTTATACAGACGATATCTATTTTAAAGACCCAGTAAATACAGGGTAA